The genomic stretch cccaaaagtgctgttccgccatacaatatagttcctctttgtatgcacgcactaagatgatagagggatgtatcaactcttcttagttaaggtaataacgtagtttaatattgaaaatgagtagactattcctttaaggcccTTTTGGTGACTTTGAGATGATGTATGGTCTTTCTGTCTCCAAAAATCATCTATTGCCTCCTTTGAAATGTTTCCTAGTGTGGTAGCTGCCATAGGGTCCGTCACCGAATGTTGAGTGTTTGTCCCAGTGAGTggagggggcgtggcttaggCATAGGTCAATTGGGCATGCGAGCAATTTGGGTGGAGTTTGATACCACGGCTCCGCCTCTGGTTGTGAATAAAATGGCGGCGCTCATGGTCGGAGATTTTttgcttcaattcattacaatggaaggaGCAATGTCGCACCGtcaatcttttttttacagtctatggtctgAGACAACGCAGGAACAAAACACGATTTGTAGAGCAGTTTTAGAAACACGGCGTAGATAAAAAGTctcattctaagataataaaaacgatacagttcattatttaaaggctctctaagcgaatctgcgagacgttagttattgttgacgtttgaactgttttcaaacagacagagcgtagctaactcctccccctcccttccgtgctttcatgaacgcgcccaacccccacccccaaatcctttttgtcgtttattggctggaatactttgttttgttttgtgatgctaggtttggccacttgttgatattgccgtttgtgaagcctgggctgtctacagagatcgcgttttttacagtttgatcagcggacaggcagcaagcagatagtgaggagatgtttccggtatgtaacaaaaaatgttttatggtctaaaacgcgtcaattcgcttagagaacctttaagGTCTTTATTCACCACCAATAAtagttatgtattttatattgcatttctttcaagagatccttctaaaagtcccacattgcacttTTAAATGTCCCTTATTGCCTAATTTGCACTTCCTTGAAAGTCGCAAAATAACTTCGAATGGAATCAAGTAATAACCATGAATTTTACACACACGAGCCCCTGTTGGGTTGGGTCAAAGAAGGgacaaaaacaacccagcattttttagagcgCAGCCATAATAACCCCCTCTTTGCACCCTATGCACCGGTAATGACTATACAGAGGTCTTCTTACCAATTTTTGTCCGGCACTAAAGTGTGCAGATGAGAACCTGATATAAATGCTTAGGGCAATCTCTGTGACAGGGCCATAGTGTCAACACAGATACAGATTTAAAATCCACCCTTGTGGATACGTGTAGTGCAATACAAGTATTCACATATATGCATTTGGGgaaaatgcatttggcagacgcttttatccaaagcaacttagtTTGCATTCAgtttattagtatgtgtgttcccacactctaaaaatggctgtttttttgacccatgttgggtaaatattggacaaaacacatgctgggttaaaaattacccaatgttgggttgttgttatgggTTATACATATattaacccagcagttgggataaaacaacccagcaatcTTAACACAGCGCTGTTTCCAATATTggtaaaaaaataacccagccatttttagagtgtgggattaaacccacaacctttgcattgctaacacaatgctctataAATGCACTACAGGGACACTGGCAGGGCGTCACTAATCAGGTTTTGTATATGGTGTGTGACAGGCATGCATACAGAAGCACAGACGTTGAGGTAGCTGTGAGCTTTATCTGAAGTCCCATGTAACGCCTGACTATCCCTTAGTGTTTTTTTGAGTATAACATGCTGTCTAATGCCCTCAAGCAGATAAAAATACTTTTGAACGCACATCACATCTGTCATAGacaggcatttgttcaagagactGCGGTGGGCACGTTAATTAAAATTTGGAAAATCTGCCTGCATTTCTCAACACAGTAGCTACCGTTCCAGCTTTCCATAAGGTGAATTTGGAACGTGGCCCACTCCATATCCATGGTGCTTACAGCCAAGGTGGAGTCAAATGTGGAGACGGGCCACATGTTGAAACATTGAAGGGATATTTCACCCATAATTTTCTCACCCTAATGTTGTTTTgaattcattttattttgatgaacacaaaaacaatattttgattaatgaccacaaaggaaaaaatattgtgatgaagaagatatttagaTAAACTGTGGTAAAAACACAGTTGATGGTGCCCATTGAATTCAATCGTATTTGTTTTGTACTATGGATGGTTACAATTAGCCgtgtgcttaccattatttatcaaaatatcttcttttgtgttcttcGGAGAAAGAAAttcagatttagaacaacacggtggtaagaaaatgatgacacaattttcatttttgggtgcactatccctttaaaggttaaaggaaaacatcaccatttttgaatattttaccatgttcttacctaacttagacaaattaatatacccatcttttttcaatgcgtgcacttttaatctttgtacagcacctcATGaaagtgttagcatttagccccattcattcctatggctccaaacagtggtgaatttagaagccaccaaacacttccatgtttccatatttaagttacatgagtagtaacacgagtaagtatggtggcacaaaataaaacttttgtttggagccataggaataaatggggcttggctaaatgctaacatattcaagAAGCGTTGtataaagattaaaagtgcacgcattgaaaaaagatgggtataattaatctaagttgaggtaagaacatagtaaaattttgaaaaacggtggtgtttccACGTCTTTTACAATGTTATCAAAACATAAGTCTGGTAAACGCTTTTTAAGGAGCTGAATTGGGAATAGCAGAAGAAAGAGGAAGAACAGTGGAGGACAGGAGATCTTTAACAGAGCGAGAGACTTGTACTGTAAgcatatgtatgtgtgtgtttatatgtgcGTGTTGTTTTATGGTGGAGGCAGGTGACCACTTGCCTGTTTTTGCTGTGATCCTTCTTTTCCTTTGCCTTTCTTGCCATGTCTGCTTAgggaacaaacatacaaaaaaaatgcatgaaCAGTGATACCCTCTAGTGGCCGGAGGAGCTACTTGATCTTTGAGGGATCTGTCTGTGCCTTGCTTGTGATGCGTGTGCTTTCGTGTGCTTGCTTTTCAATGACTTGTAGTGATCTTGGTTTTGTTATGCTAAGAGTGTGTGCGTGTAAAACAGTTTGGGTGTCAAGGCCGGGCAAAGGTTCAGGTCGGGCTTTTGGTAGCAGACGCTCCCAGACTGACCTCATGCTCAAGCTGAACACTCGTCTTGCGACCAGGAAACGCATCAGATAGTAAATCGCCACAACCAGGATCAGCAGTCCCAACACTACGCCAATAATGGCTCCTGTTATCACGCCGGCTTGAACAGGAACTGAGAAGGAAACAGAGAACATAAGGTTGGGGCCGTTGAGGATTTAAGATCCCTTGTATGTACGGATCTATTGTGGGAGAGTTTACAGGTGCGGCTGTATTACTGAAACATACTTGCAAACATCATCAATCACTGTCTATCTAGACAATTTCtcatttttccttttttaacaATCTGGCtcacaaaagaagttaaagctgctgttAAAGACAAGAAAGGAAAACCAAAATCACCTGTGGGAAAAAGCATTTGACGAATAAGGCAATTTTTCACCAAAATTGTATTCTCAGAAGAAAGTTATGACCACACAAGCAAAACCACTCTTGGCCCGTGCTTTCATGCTATTTTGTGTTTCCATTAGCGGCGAACTTTCATCTCCTGCCATATGATCTCTTATATTTTGCATGCCACCCTGGAATAAGATGAGCCTACAGGCAAAAAGCAGCTCTTGATAGTTACGCAGTAAACCGTAGCATAAAAAAAGCAATGGAGCCCAGCTAGTCTGTAGCTATACTGCGGTTTATCCGCAAAGCAGTCATCGTGGGAGTTAAATGTCTCCCAAAGAACAGTTATCATTTATTATCCGTTTCTTTCTTAGTGGACAAAAATGCTCGAAGGGACCTATTACCTTTTTCATACACCAGCAGTCGAACGGTGGATGGATGGCCTCCTATGTCAGGTGGGTTCTTGGCATCACAGGTGAAGGTGCCGTTGTCACTGAAGTCGACGTTCCGGATCAGAATAGAGCCATCGCGCCGATTAGGGTTCCCCACGAACTCCAGGCGGTCCCTGAACGGACCTTTGGTAGCGATGTAGGGAGCTCCATTTGTGTAGTGGAAAATCTAAATCATTGGggaaaaatatttgtattattattttataaataacatGCAACACTCTCCGAGGTTAAACTCGCAATAAAattggaatattgtggtattttttcaGACTGATCTTACGgtaagtcgtgttatagtcacgcaaaatatgaTTGATTTATTCGTGTCTATGGCACgaaattcaactttttttgtgccttgagcacaaactTCTTTTTCGTCTCACTCGCAcgcatttctataaatagtttttcgtatccattgcacgactttctttttcgttttattttctgtattgtttttttcctattttcttaccatggtcgcttggggttggggttagaatcactttctgttacatttttagacatcctaactctaaccccaactccaggtgagaataattttaaaagcgaaagaaaaacatgtagaaaccaatacataaaagtacatcctaacccaaaccccaaatctaaccccaaccccaagtgacaatgatttaaaaatagggaaaaaaaaagagaaaacaatacataatatgacatgaaaaagaaagtcgtgccacgaacacgaaaaactatttatatatatataggtcgTGTGACACGAATTCGAGTGAAActaaaaagacattcatgctcgaGGCAAGAAAAAGCtaaatttcgtgccatggacatgaaaaaatttaaaaacattttcgtGACTATAGCATGACTTTCCAtgatcatgttttttttttcaaatgactaatctgtgagcttcataattgagcatcattcaaaaaaaaaattatgtgccCTCCtaatctttaataaaaaatgcaaatctcctccttTCCTCAAAACAAGCTctcaaaacaaatatttgttGTTGTGAGTATTGTTACTATTATtactattaataataatcattatttttattatttattattattaagttaaaaatattcctGTAATCATAACAATCCctaaaattattattgctattaCTACCATTATTGTACataatattattacataatgtacatattataattattattattacacaaatatgtattattatctgtttcatttattattattactgttattattattattatttggtttattttttatttttttattttgcttaaTATCATTGCTTCATAACAATATCATCAtctgtattatttattattattttgcttattaTCATTGCTCAGAAAAATACCATCATCacaattgttgttttgtttttgttgtctgTTCTGTTTTGTTGTTTAGTGTTTTGTTTAACTATCTGTTGTATGTTTTGCACTTATAATAAAAAAGATCGCAGGGATTAGCTAATAGCAACATGaaccaacttcaaacgatccaattgGTTCTCAACGGACAAATTCAAGTCCAgcccaacttttttttttttcgaagcCGTTACTCTTAAAAAATACGTCACCGTGGGGAAAAAAGGACAAATGCTAATTccgtttcatggtgactttaaacattaattaaactatttttttaactCTCAACTGTAGTTTTCAATCTTAGCAGCTACCAGAATTCCCAG from Paramisgurnus dabryanus chromosome 6, PD_genome_1.1, whole genome shotgun sequence encodes the following:
- the mpz gene encoding myelin protein P0 isoform X4, encoding MLSVLALTSVVLLGIASQCTAVIVYTSWEKHALVGSDVRLSCSFFSWQWTSPEVSFSWSYRADGAKESASIFHYTNGAPYIATKGPFRDRLEFVGNPNRRDGSILIRNVDFSDNGTFTCDAKNPPDIGGHPSTVRLLVYEKVPVQAGVITGAIIGVVLGLLILVVAIYYLMRFLVARRVFSLSMRHGKKGKGKEGSQQKQKPKVPLVFISF
- the mpz gene encoding myelin protein P0 isoform X2, translating into MLSVLALTSVVLLGIASQCTAVIVYTSWEKHALVGSDVRLSCSFFSWQWTSPEVSFSWSYRADGAKESASIFHYTNGAPYIATKGPFRDRLEFVGNPNRRDGSILIRNVDFSDNGTFTCDAKNPPDIGGHPSTVRLLVYEKVPVQAGVITGAIIGVVLGLLILVVAIYYLMRFLVARRVFSLSMRHGKKGKGKEGSQQKQVSAVMDPAKLKAAASEKKKQEARREKK
- the mpz gene encoding myelin protein P0 isoform X6, with the translated sequence MLSVLALTSVVLLGIASQCTAVIVYTSWEKHALVGSDVRLSCSFFSWQWTSPEVSFSWSYRADGAKESASIFHYTNGAPYIATKGPFRDRLEFVGNPNRRDGSILIRNVDFSDNGTFTCDAKNPPDIGGHPSTVRLLVYEKVPVQAGVITGAIIGVVLGLLILVVAIYYLMRFLVARRVFSLSMRHGKKGKGKEGSQQKQAGPSK
- the mpz gene encoding myelin protein P0 isoform X5, translated to MLSVLALTSVVLLGIASQCTAVIVYTSWEKHALVGSDVRLSCSFFSWQWTSPEVSFSWSYRADGAKESASIFHYTNGAPYIATKGPFRDRLEFVGNPNRRDGSILIRNVDFSDNGTFTCDAKNPPDIGGHPSTVRLLVYEKVPVQAGVITGAIIGVVLGLLILVVAIYYLMRFLVARRVFSLSMSRHGKKGKGKEGSQQKQAGPSK
- the mpz gene encoding myelin protein P0 isoform X1 — its product is MLSVLALTSVVLLGIASQCTAVIVYTSWEKHALVGSDVRLSCSFFSWQWTSPEVSFSWSYRADGAKESASIFHYTNGAPYIATKGPFRDRLEFVGNPNRRDGSILIRNVDFSDNGTFTCDAKNPPDIGGHPSTVRLLVYEKVPVQAGVITGAIIGVVLGLLILVVAIYYLMRFLVARRVFSLSMSRHGKKGKGKEGSQQKQVSAVMDPAKLKAAASEKKKQEARREKK
- the mpz gene encoding myelin protein P0 isoform X3, with the protein product MLSVLALTSVVLLGIASQCTAVIVYTSWEKHALVGSDVRLSCSFFSWQWTSPEVSFSWSYRADGAKESASIFHYTNGAPYIATKGPFRDRLEFVGNPNRRDGSILIRNVDFSDNGTFTCDAKNPPDIGGHPSTVRLLVYEKVPVQAGVITGAIIGVVLGLLILVVAIYYLMRFLVARRVFSLSMSRHGKKGKGKEGSQQKQKPKVPLVFISF